Proteins encoded by one window of Pelecanus crispus isolate bPelCri1 chromosome 8, bPelCri1.pri, whole genome shotgun sequence:
- the LOC104033327 gene encoding histamine H3 receptor: MGQDLPWLNYSGSPRAASNACAADGQRGGPFAAALLAALMGLLVLATVLGNALVILAFVVDRSLRTQGNFFFLNLAIADLLVGGFCIPLYIPYVLTGEWRLGRGLCKLWLVVDYLVCTASVFNIVLISFDRFISVTKAVSYRAQKGMTRNAILKMITVWIAAFLLYGPAILSWEHIAQKSILPEGECHAEFFYNWYFLMIASTIEFFTPFITVTYFNLSIYLNIRKRTSLRNENLSPGQEDCEMSFQGKKREHTVFFVKPANRHKHEKKRASSLSPPKKASRLSIRKLDNQLLNVNVSQDFPPLQVEVETKPHRNGFYKTPESICNIISRVDIANNMANRFRLSRDKRVAKSLAIIVCVFGLCWAPYTLLMIIRAACHGRCVPYSLYETSFWLLWVNSAINPVLYPLCHMSFRKAFIKLLCPGKAKIHPHIFM; this comes from the exons ATGGGCCAGGACTTGCCGTGGCTCAACTACTCCGGCAGCCCGCGGGCGGCGAGCAACGCCTGTGCGGCGGacgggcagcgcggcgggccCTTCGCTGCCGCGCTGCTGGCGGCCCTCatggggctgctggtgctggccaCGGTGTTGGGCAATGCCCTGGTCATCCTGGCGTTCGTGGTGGACCGGAGCCTCCGCACGCAGGGCAACTTCTTCTTCCTCAACCTGGCTATTGCCGACCTCTTGGTGG GCGGCTTCTGCATCCCCCTCTACATCCCCTACGTGCTGACGGGCGAGTGGAGACTCGGCAGGGGCTTGTGTAAGCTGTGGCTGGTGGTAGACTACTTGGTGTGCACCGCCTCCGTCTTCAACATCGTCCTTATCAGCTTCGACAGGTTCATCTCGGTCACCAAAGCG gtCAGTTACAGGGCTCAGAAAGGGATGACCAGAAATGCAATATTGAAGATGATCACTGTATggattgctgcttttcttctctatgGTCCAGCCATTCTCAGTTGGGAGCACATTGCCCAAAAGAGCATCCTCCCTGAAGGAGAATGTCATGCAGAATTCTTCTACAACTGGTATTTCCTAATGATTGCCTCTACTATTGAATTCTTTACACCTTTCATTACCGTTACATACTTTAACTTAAGTATTTACCTCAACATCAGGAAACGCACATCCCTCAGAAACGAAAACCTATCACCTGGTCAAGAGGACTGTGAAATGagtttccaggggaaaaaaagggaacacACTGTATTTTTTGTAAAACCTGCTAACAGACACAAGCATGAGAAGAAGAGAGCAAGCAGcctttctccccccaaaaaggctTCAAGGCTCAGCATACGTAAGCTTGACAATCAATTATTGAATGTGAATGTCAGTCAAGACTTTCCACCACTTCAGGTGGAAGTCGAGACCAAGCCTCATAGGAATGGTTTCTACAAAACTCCAGAAAGCATATGCAACATCATCAGCAGAGTGGACATTGCTAACAACATGGCAAATAGATTCAGACTTTCCCGGGATAAAAGAGTAGCAAAGTCCTTAGCAATTAttgtctgtgtgtttggtttgtgttgggCTCCATATACACTTCTGATGATCATCAGAGCAGCTTGCCATGGGCGCTGTGTGCCATATTCACTCTATGAGACTTCATTTTGGCTTCTGTGGGTGAATTCAGCCATTAACCCTGTCCTATACCCATTGTGTCACATGAGCTTTAGAAAAGCCTTTATAAAACTCCTGTGTCCAGGAAAAGCCAAAATTCATCCTcatatttttatgtga